One window of Camelina sativa cultivar DH55 chromosome 4, Cs, whole genome shotgun sequence genomic DNA carries:
- the LOC104780067 gene encoding UPF0496 protein At3g28270-like — MALSEETMSKCSVHLSAYKSACEDHPELKSFNLALQERANKVIDSLTTGAETGTGYLSQHEIHMEVSKHLFEVSQDVANFIIESENNVWESKALNSLVTAYFENTLKTLEIFDNVMDCVEKAEIGRLYIQEAVAQFEKESAENDVGGKKKRYEKTLEKLKKFKAMGDPFDGRELTNQFKLIQKQQESLLQEVSEAKTKLDEEVKKLAEEYAKAQKQSKLANVLFGATFCIVAVGSIALIASGVGAPLGIVGVVSLPVIAVGWVGVHTFLESRMDALKRQQEALARLNENLSSVEHGIVTNERAIENISEQVHHLEKKITSLLKLVDEAIEDEGDEVDTKLALHLIRDKVTKLTETLKEIGETVDKLNKLIREARLHVLEKISGSVK, encoded by the coding sequence ATGGCTTTATCCGAAGAAACGATGTCGAAATGCTCAGTACACCTGAGTGCTTACAAATCCGCTTGTGAAGACCACCCAGAGCTCAAATCCTTTAATCTTGCGCTTCAGGAGCGAGCCAACAAAGTGATAGACTCACTCACCACTGGAGCTGAGACTGGGACCGGGTATTTGTCCCAACACGAAATACACATGGAGGTCTCCAAGCACCTCTTTGAAGTTAGCCAAGATGTGGCAAACTTCATTATTGAAAGCGAAAACAATGTGTGGGAGAGCAAAGCTCTAAACTCTTTGGTCACTGcctattttgaaaataccttGAAGACTTTAGAGATTTTCGATAATGTAATGGATTGCGTGGAGAAAGCAGAAATTGGCCGACTTTACATTCAAGAGGCCGTGGCACAGTTCGAAAAAGAGTCGGCAGAAAATGATGTTgggggaaagaagaagaggtatgAAAAAACCTTGGAGAAGCTGAAGAAGTTTAAAGCCATGGGAGATCCTTTTGATGGCCGCGAGCTCACGAATCAGTTCAAGTTGATCCAAAAGCAGCAGGAGTCCCTTCTACAAGAAGTGAGTGAGGCTAAAACAAAGCTTGATGAGGAAGTAAAGAAGCTTGCTGAGGAATATGCTAAAGCACAAAAGCAAAGTAAACTTGCGAATGTGCTTTTCGGCGCTACGTTTTGCATTGTTGCTGTCGGATCAATAGCTCTAATTGCATCAGGGGTGGGTGCGCCTTTAGGCATTGTAGGGGTTGTATCATTACCAGTGATTGCGGTTGGATGGGTAGGCGTACACACTTTCTTGGAGTCACGGATGGATGCTCTGAAGAGACAGCAGGAAGCTCTCGCGAGACTGAACGAAAATTTATCATCGGTGGAGCATGGTATAGTAACCAACGAAAGAGCAATAGAGAACATATCTGAACAAGTCCACCATCTAGAAAAAAAGATCACGTCTCTTTTAAAACTAGTGGATGAGGCTATTGAGGATGAAGGAGATGAGGTGGACACTAAACTTGCCCTCCACTTAATCAGAGACAAAGTAACCAAACTAACAGAGACACTCAAGGAGATTGGTGAAACAGTGGATAAACTTAACAAACTGATCCGTGAGGCGAGACTTCACGTTCTGGAAAAGATCAGCGGTTCTGTAAAATAA